In Plasmodium brasilianum strain Bolivian I chromosome 1, whole genome shotgun sequence, a single genomic region encodes these proteins:
- a CDS encoding EKC/KEOPS complex subunit BUD32 codes for MDFSLISSGSDARIYKGDFIGKETVKKVIYRKYYRHKKIDAKIRKLRVSNEIKFTKKLASLNIDVPFLYFVDVKEKSLYFEYIKGCTINYIFKNIEEYEPNISKAVGIILAKIHNGNIIHGDFTTSNLILRNSYIEKNKIYDYSSNSLYHLNDVDSIKLCVIDFGLSFISAIVEDKAVDLFVLLKAIKSFHSEFSQLEEDILSGYKMMSNNFDEIRKKLEIVKQRGRKRPMVG; via the exons ATGGATTTTTCTCTAATATCATCAGGATCCGATGCT AGAATATATAAAGGCGATTTCATAGGAAAAGAAACAGTTAAGAAAGTaatttatagaaaatattatagacataaaaaaatagatgcGAAGATAAGAAAATTACGAGTttcaaatgaaataaaatttacgAAAAAGTTAGCAAGCTTAAATATTGACGTCCcatttctttatttcgtTGACGTGAAGGAAAAAAGTTTATActttgaatatattaaaggcTGTACAATTAACTACATCTTCAAGAATATAGAAGAATATGAACCAAATATCTCTAAAGCAGTTGGCATAATTTTAgcaaaaatacataatggaaatataatacatgGCGATTTTACTACAtctaatttaatattaagaaattcttacattgaaaaaaacaaaatttatgatTACTCTAGCAATTCCTTATACCATCTGAATGACGTAGATTCTATAAAACTGTGTGTTATTGATTTTGGACTTTCCTTCATATCAGCCATTGTAGAA GATAAGGCTGTTGATTTGTTCGTCCTCTTAAAAGCTATTAAAAGTTTTCATAGTGAGTTCTCACAACTG GAAGAAGACATTCTTTCGGGATATAAAATGATGTCAAACAATTTCGACGAAATTAGAAAAAAGCTAGAAATAG TTAAACAGCGCGGACGAAAGAGACCAATGGTGGGATAG